The following are from one region of the Phormidium sp. PBR-2020 genome:
- a CDS encoding STAS domain-containing protein — protein MPEPLNLTVSLRGTRDVKGNYQLFRLTGLLDAFSEPNFQKVLSKCIDEGPANVILDLSKIDFVDSSGLGALVQLVKRAQTAKGSLQVVTNPRVTQTVKLVRLEKFLSLQGSVDEAIANVSKS, from the coding sequence ATTCCTGAGCCACTCAACTTGACCGTTAGCCTACGAGGCACAAGAGACGTCAAAGGAAACTACCAGTTGTTCCGACTCACGGGGCTGCTTGATGCGTTCTCGGAGCCGAACTTCCAAAAAGTTCTTAGCAAATGTATCGATGAAGGTCCGGCCAATGTGATCCTAGACCTCTCGAAGATTGATTTTGTCGATAGCTCCGGCTTGGGCGCACTGGTGCAGTTAGTTAAACGGGCGCAAACTGCTAAGGGAAGCTTGCAAGTGGTGACTAACCCGCGAGTCACACAAACCGTTAAACTGGTGCGATTAGAAAAGTTCCTATCGTTACAGGGTTCGGTGGATGAGGCGATCGCCAACGTCTCCAAGTCCTGA
- the rlmB gene encoding 23S rRNA (guanosine(2251)-2'-O)-methyltransferase RlmB — protein sequence MTPKPRKPSRKPITRSGSSDKPRFPKKSKRYSGADRDNRYDTRHDNRRRDRPEGQRDTSPSDVSSEAENSLEERDLIYGRHTVLSALESDRRLHRVWISDQLRHAPRFHTLLSQAKQRGTVVDEASYKQLDRMADGGNHQGVIAQVAPYEYWHIDDLIEQSKKVSDRPVIIISDGITDPHNLGAIIRTAEAIGAQGLVVPQRRAAGVTSTVMKVAAGAIEKLPVAQVINLNRTLETLKEEGFWIYGLSEQADSVISDVEFDRATVLVMGAEGDGLSLLTQRHCDQLVSIPLGGSTPSLNVSVAAGMALYEIYRQRWSNRLQLKNWGS from the coding sequence ATGACTCCGAAACCCCGCAAACCCTCTCGGAAACCCATCACTCGGTCAGGGTCTTCTGACAAACCCCGCTTTCCTAAAAAATCTAAACGCTATTCCGGGGCAGACCGTGACAATCGCTATGACACTCGTCATGACAATCGCCGCCGCGATCGCCCGGAGGGACAGCGCGACACGTCCCCTTCAGATGTCTCCTCAGAGGCGGAAAACAGCCTGGAGGAGCGGGATCTCATCTATGGTCGCCATACGGTCTTAAGCGCCTTAGAGAGCGATCGCCGGCTGCATCGGGTTTGGATTTCCGACCAATTGCGCCATGCGCCTCGCTTCCATACCCTCCTCAGTCAAGCCAAACAGCGAGGAACTGTGGTGGATGAAGCCTCCTATAAACAACTCGATCGCATGGCCGATGGAGGAAATCACCAGGGGGTCATCGCCCAGGTAGCTCCTTATGAGTATTGGCATATTGATGATCTCATTGAACAGTCTAAAAAGGTCAGCGATCGCCCTGTCATCATTATTAGTGACGGGATCACCGATCCCCATAACTTAGGCGCCATTATTCGTACCGCCGAAGCCATTGGGGCCCAGGGTCTCGTGGTTCCCCAACGTCGCGCAGCGGGGGTCACCTCCACCGTGATGAAAGTCGCCGCCGGAGCCATTGAAAAACTGCCCGTTGCCCAAGTGATTAACCTGAATCGAACCCTAGAAACCCTGAAAGAAGAAGGGTTTTGGATTTATGGCCTCTCCGAACAAGCCGATTCCGTCATCAGTGATGTTGAATTTGACCGAGCAACTGTGTTAGTCATGGGGGCAGAAGGGGATGGTTTATCCCTGTTAACCCAACGCCACTGTGACCAGCTTGTTTCGATTCCACTTGGCGGGAGTACCCCCAGTCTCAACGTTTCAGTCGCAGCGGGGATGGCACTGTATGAAATCTATCGTCAACGTTGGTCGAATCGACTACAGCTCAAAAACTGGGGATCGTAG
- a CDS encoding mechanosensitive ion channel, with protein MPTTFAGFWDRLSGTLGDFIPSIVGAIAILILFWIVATIAASVVKGLLHRTDIDNKIAGWLTGNQATDFPIEIWAAKIVYWIILLLGLLAFFNVLDLDIVSGPLAGFLGQIFDYLPRIAAAAVLLIVAWALATLCKVLLNKGLEGFRLDERLAEQSGGASPFLVNEALANILYWFIILLFLPIILDTLDLQGLLQPLQAMVERILSYLPQIITAVAIGVIGWLIARVVRGIVTNLLSATGVDNLGSRLGLGQMGGMSLSGVIGTFVYVLVLIPIAIAALDALQIAAVSGPAISMLQRVLDFLPQIFTAALIVAIAFFIGRLVSEFVTNLLTSMGFNNIFSALGINPPPRSPEDPGAMTRFQGSRTPSEFVGIVLWVGIELFGIIAAVDVLEIPALNTIVSGLLIIFGQILAGLVVLAIGLYLANLVYNLIVGSGSANSQLLGQVARVAIIVFVVAMALQQMGIAPDIVNLAFGLLLGALAVAIALAFGLGGRDVAAEKIREFLASFQQRQ; from the coding sequence ATGCCCACCACCTTCGCCGGATTTTGGGATCGCCTTAGTGGAACCCTGGGCGACTTTATCCCAAGTATTGTTGGGGCGATCGCCATCCTGATCCTATTCTGGATTGTGGCGACCATTGCTGCCAGTGTCGTAAAGGGCCTGCTGCATCGCACCGATATTGACAACAAAATCGCCGGCTGGCTCACCGGGAATCAGGCTACCGACTTTCCTATCGAAATCTGGGCAGCGAAAATCGTCTATTGGATTATCCTGCTTCTAGGGTTACTGGCCTTCTTCAACGTCCTTGACTTGGACATTGTCTCCGGGCCACTAGCAGGATTCCTGGGTCAAATCTTTGACTACCTGCCACGGATTGCCGCCGCTGCGGTGTTGCTGATTGTGGCTTGGGCCTTAGCCACCCTCTGTAAAGTCCTACTGAACAAAGGACTCGAAGGCTTCCGCCTCGATGAACGTCTGGCGGAACAATCGGGAGGGGCCAGTCCCTTTTTGGTGAATGAAGCCTTAGCCAATATCCTTTATTGGTTCATCATTCTCCTCTTCCTGCCGATTATTCTCGACACCCTCGATTTGCAAGGCTTACTGCAACCCCTGCAAGCGATGGTTGAGCGGATTCTCTCCTATCTCCCCCAAATCATCACCGCCGTGGCCATTGGGGTCATTGGTTGGCTGATTGCACGGGTTGTTCGAGGAATCGTCACCAACCTGCTTTCTGCTACCGGTGTCGATAACCTTGGCTCTCGCCTAGGCTTAGGACAGATGGGGGGAATGTCCCTGTCTGGGGTGATTGGCACCTTCGTTTATGTCTTGGTGTTAATCCCCATCGCCATTGCGGCCCTCGATGCCCTACAAATTGCAGCGGTATCTGGCCCGGCGATTTCTATGTTGCAGCGAGTTTTAGACTTCCTGCCTCAAATCTTCACAGCGGCGTTAATTGTTGCCATTGCTTTCTTTATTGGACGCTTGGTGTCCGAGTTCGTCACGAACTTACTCACCAGCATGGGCTTCAATAACATCTTCTCGGCCTTAGGGATTAATCCTCCTCCCCGTAGCCCCGAGGACCCCGGTGCGATGACTCGCTTCCAGGGAAGCCGTACTCCCTCTGAGTTTGTGGGGATTGTCCTTTGGGTTGGCATTGAGCTATTTGGGATCATTGCCGCCGTGGATGTGCTAGAAATTCCGGCCCTGAACACCATTGTTTCTGGATTACTGATCATCTTCGGTCAGATTCTGGCTGGACTTGTCGTCTTGGCGATTGGTCTGTATTTGGCCAACTTAGTCTACAACTTGATTGTGGGTTCGGGTTCCGCCAACTCTCAATTACTGGGACAGGTGGCCCGGGTTGCCATTATCGTGTTTGTGGTTGCCATGGCCTTGCAACAAATGGGCATTGCGCCGGATATTGTTAATCTGGCGTTTGGCTTGCTGTTGGGTGCGTTGGCAGTTGCGATCGCCCTGGCCTTTGGCTTAGGCGGACGGGATGTGGCGGCGGAGAAAATCCGCGAGTTCCTGGCCTCGTTCCAGCAACGGCAATAA
- a CDS encoding SRPBCC family protein, whose amino-acid sequence MSLSRVFEQSIYIRASSTTVERCLTDLQLMHSWLNPALRCEPIGEWDDRLGAQSRFVIQIPLLKPSLISRIVEREPGLVVWSFEGFFVGRDRWECQPQIEGTLLLNRFEFTIPNPIIAFGFDRVAANWTREDMQAQLRRLKRVAERTYRQGV is encoded by the coding sequence ATGTCTTTAAGTCGTGTTTTTGAACAGTCCATTTATATCCGCGCCAGTTCCACCACCGTGGAACGCTGTCTAACGGATTTGCAGTTGATGCACAGTTGGCTCAATCCCGCCTTACGCTGTGAACCCATCGGCGAGTGGGATGACCGTCTCGGTGCTCAGTCCCGTTTTGTGATTCAAATCCCCCTCCTTAAACCCAGCCTCATCAGTCGCATCGTCGAACGAGAACCGGGATTAGTCGTCTGGTCCTTTGAGGGCTTCTTCGTGGGCCGCGATCGCTGGGAATGTCAGCCTCAGATCGAAGGCACTTTACTCCTCAACCGCTTTGAATTCACTATTCCCAATCCCATCATCGCCTTTGGCTTCGATCGCGTCGCCGCCAACTGGACTCGGGAGGACATGCAGGCGCAACTCCGCCGTCTGAAACGAGTCGCGGAGCGCACCTACCGTCAAGGGGTCTAA
- a CDS encoding pentapeptide repeat-containing protein, translating to MWNLMQNLLESDEPKREIPADEFFKQIEEGIKNFHLIKVTNANLRGLDLNGIVITQSELRSCDFSQSSLLHANFQETCLKGTNFSSSFLAESNFYKSNLIGCNFSGVHGEKVNFSHANLRGANLTWADLRGVNLAKATLQDVNLSYTNLEGANLGRGRIAATTLNMLRLPAGSRVIRQGWWRSKSGVKQEQQAE from the coding sequence ATGTGGAACCTAATGCAAAATCTCCTGGAATCCGATGAACCGAAACGAGAGATTCCGGCTGATGAGTTCTTTAAGCAAATCGAAGAAGGAATTAAGAATTTTCATCTCATTAAAGTGACCAATGCCAATTTACGGGGTTTAGATTTAAATGGCATTGTCATAACTCAGAGTGAGTTACGGAGTTGTGATTTCAGCCAGAGTTCTCTTCTCCATGCCAACTTCCAGGAAACTTGTCTTAAAGGGACAAATTTTAGTAGTTCTTTTTTAGCAGAGAGCAATTTCTACAAAAGCAACTTAATTGGTTGTAATTTTAGCGGAGTTCATGGAGAAAAAGTCAATTTCTCCCATGCCAATCTACGAGGTGCTAATCTCACCTGGGCGGATTTACGAGGGGTCAACTTAGCCAAAGCGACCCTACAAGATGTGAATCTTTCCTACACCAATTTAGAAGGCGCCAATCTAGGTCGAGGCCGTATTGCCGCAACGACTTTAAATATGTTGCGGTTACCGGCTGGAAGTCGGGTAATTCGTCAAGGTTGGTGGCGTTCTAAGTCAGGCGTAAAACAAGAACAACAAGCCGAATAA
- a CDS encoding lecithin retinol acyltransferase family protein, with the protein MIGSIVYCNLGISPALVEHSGIYIGNGQIVELQGKSKDGKIAIVNRRQFLKNRNLPPSTIWVACYGDSTRPIGDKLVAKRAKAEVGTCRKYNLVSENCHRFTSGCITGNFKNNDTKFWALRNTIHKQWGDYCWRAWQ; encoded by the coding sequence GTGATTGGCTCCATTGTGTATTGCAATCTAGGGATTTCACCAGCCTTAGTAGAACATAGTGGAATTTACATCGGCAATGGCCAAATTGTCGAACTTCAAGGCAAATCTAAGGATGGCAAAATTGCCATTGTCAACCGACGGCAATTCCTCAAAAACCGAAATCTACCTCCCAGCACGATCTGGGTAGCTTGTTATGGTGATAGCACCCGGCCTATCGGCGATAAATTAGTCGCCAAACGTGCCAAAGCGGAGGTTGGTACTTGCCGCAAATATAACTTAGTCTCAGAGAATTGCCATCGTTTTACCTCTGGCTGCATCACTGGAAACTTTAAAAACAATGATACTAAGTTTTGGGCTTTACGCAATACCATTCACAAACAATGGGGGGATTATTGCTGGCGAGCTTGGCAATAA
- a CDS encoding DUF1822 family protein, protein MNTQQFGQLVAIPQSVKQRLRALTQSFPEENVETSHERAIAAWVVGRYLRRFGFVCEIEESSAWNPTLSLLTDFAELEISSMEGDELGTVECLILPAEAKELQIPETVVGDRLAYIAVEVNAEQSWGTIVGFVPALRLKSPKLKIKREKLLSRERLIDLLADVESLVEKSRLSELQGYWERHGIWSEEQRLAAIAQLESALLLQSKELRQVETAAQQLERLIAESAGTAVNRELAFKEEDDSLGGDRLELREILKRLFQSLREDLD, encoded by the coding sequence ATGAATACACAACAATTCGGACAATTAGTCGCTATTCCTCAGAGTGTGAAACAGCGCTTAAGAGCGTTAACCCAATCGTTCCCCGAGGAGAACGTCGAGACGAGTCATGAACGGGCGATCGCCGCCTGGGTGGTGGGACGATATCTGCGTCGCTTTGGCTTTGTCTGTGAGATCGAAGAGAGTAGCGCCTGGAATCCCACTCTGTCTCTGTTGACAGATTTTGCGGAGTTAGAGATTTCCTCGATGGAGGGGGATGAGTTGGGAACCGTGGAATGTCTCATCCTCCCTGCTGAGGCGAAGGAGTTGCAGATTCCAGAAACCGTAGTGGGCGATCGCCTGGCCTATATTGCGGTGGAGGTGAATGCGGAACAGTCTTGGGGAACCATTGTCGGATTTGTTCCGGCGTTACGGCTGAAATCCCCGAAACTGAAAATAAAACGGGAGAAACTTCTCAGCCGAGAACGTCTAATTGATTTATTAGCGGATGTGGAGTCTCTGGTAGAGAAGTCTCGATTGTCGGAGTTACAGGGATATTGGGAACGCCATGGAATTTGGTCCGAGGAACAACGCTTGGCGGCGATCGCCCAGTTGGAAAGCGCCTTATTATTACAAAGTAAGGAACTGCGCCAAGTGGAGACAGCGGCCCAACAGTTGGAACGACTGATTGCTGAGTCTGCGGGAACGGCGGTTAACCGCGAGTTAGCCTTTAAGGAGGAGGACGATTCTCTGGGGGGCGATCGCCTGGAGTTACGAGAAATTCTCAAGCGCCTGTTTCAATCTTTACGAGAGGATTTAGATTAG
- a CDS encoding DUF1816 domain-containing protein, with amino-acid sequence MKEFLINILQFVGLAWWVEVRTDQPQCTYYFGPFLSQKDANRAKVGYIEDLEAEGAQGIQAQVGRQKPSELTIFEEATEFPKSPPKPAFSGQM; translated from the coding sequence ATGAAGGAATTTTTGATCAACATTCTCCAATTCGTCGGTCTCGCCTGGTGGGTTGAGGTCCGCACGGACCAGCCCCAATGTACCTATTACTTTGGGCCTTTCCTGTCTCAGAAAGATGCGAACCGGGCTAAAGTGGGCTACATCGAAGACTTGGAAGCAGAGGGGGCGCAGGGTATCCAAGCTCAGGTTGGACGCCAAAAACCCTCAGAACTGACCATTTTTGAGGAAGCAACGGAGTTTCCCAAATCACCCCCAAAGCCGGCCTTTAGCGGTCAAATGTAG
- a CDS encoding alpha/beta hydrolase produces the protein MAAIDLYTDIRGQGTPILCLHGHPGNSQSLSVFTDALSPHYRTISPDLRGYGRSHTSTPFSMEGHLEDLEALLTRLKIDKFWLLGWSLGGILALELALRHPQQVLGIIGVATAARPRSDHPPVSRAMLAYSALAGISNGVVPGRQWIIDHWGRRSLFRYLVARQTPAVYRYLAREGISAYLGTTPLARRALSQALQGGYDRRSQLSHLHCPCLWLIGEGDRHISPASSHETARLLPHCDVRVYEETAHLFPWEVPHLVCQDILTWLTNTP, from the coding sequence ATGGCAGCCATCGACCTCTACACGGACATTCGCGGTCAAGGCACGCCGATTCTCTGTCTTCATGGCCATCCCGGCAATAGCCAGAGTCTCTCGGTCTTCACCGATGCTCTCTCCCCTCACTATCGCACCATCAGTCCCGATTTACGGGGCTATGGTCGCAGTCATACCTCGACTCCCTTTTCCATGGAAGGGCACCTAGAGGACCTAGAAGCACTCCTAACTCGTCTCAAGATCGATAAATTCTGGCTGCTGGGTTGGTCTTTAGGGGGCATTCTCGCCCTGGAATTGGCCCTGAGGCATCCTCAGCAAGTTTTGGGGATTATCGGCGTGGCAACGGCGGCTCGTCCTCGCAGTGACCATCCCCCCGTCTCCCGCGCCATGTTGGCCTATTCGGCGTTGGCGGGGATTAGTAATGGGGTAGTTCCTGGCCGTCAATGGATTATCGACCATTGGGGACGGCGATCGCTCTTTCGCTATCTGGTGGCCCGTCAAACCCCAGCCGTCTATCGCTATCTGGCTCGTGAGGGCATTTCTGCCTATTTAGGAACCACACCCCTAGCCCGGCGGGCCCTGTCCCAGGCGCTACAAGGGGGCTATGATCGGCGATCGCAATTATCACACCTTCACTGTCCCTGTCTCTGGCTCATTGGGGAGGGCGATCGCCATATCAGCCCCGCGTCCAGTCATGAAACAGCGCGGCTCCTCCCCCACTGCGATGTGAGGGTTTACGAAGAAACCGCGCACCTATTTCCTTGGGAAGTTCCCCATTTGGTTTGTCAAGATATCCTGACTTGGCTAACAAACACACCCTGA
- a CDS encoding ribonuclease III, which produces MLQTSLTPQQLRQLSPTSLAYLGDAVYELYVREQYLFPPRRTHRYHQQVVAQVRAERQAEQLHLIETDLTDEERDVIRRGRNATVRSPKRLDPKTYQEATGLEALIGYLYLTDSERLFELLSRFNFED; this is translated from the coding sequence TTGCTACAGACGTCGTTAACGCCCCAACAACTACGGCAACTTTCACCAACCTCCTTGGCCTATTTGGGGGATGCGGTGTATGAGTTATATGTCCGCGAACAGTATCTGTTTCCTCCCCGCCGTACCCATCGCTATCATCAGCAGGTGGTGGCCCAGGTGCGGGCGGAACGCCAGGCTGAGCAACTCCACTTGATTGAGACGGATTTGACCGATGAGGAACGGGATGTGATTCGTCGGGGCCGCAATGCGACAGTTCGCTCCCCGAAACGGCTCGATCCCAAAACCTATCAGGAGGCCACCGGTTTAGAGGCTCTGATTGGGTATTTGTATTTGACAGACTCGGAGCGTTTGTTTGAACTCCTTAGCCGCTTCAATTTCGAGGATTAG
- a CDS encoding XisI protein — MDNSLDRYKQSIKEVLETYATLSHEDLMVELVFDDERLRYLALWVGWSDYRRIHHCAIHIEIIGDRIVIQCNDTEEAIVTELLKRGIPEENVILGFIHPQHQRGTTEESAA, encoded by the coding sequence ATGGATAATTCCCTAGACCGCTACAAACAGTCCATCAAAGAGGTCTTAGAAACCTATGCAACTCTCAGCCATGAAGACCTAATGGTTGAATTGGTATTTGACGATGAACGACTCCGCTATCTAGCTTTGTGGGTAGGATGGTCTGACTACCGAAGAATCCATCACTGTGCGATTCATATTGAAATTATCGGCGATCGCATTGTGATTCAATGCAATGATACCGAAGAGGCGATCGTCACAGAACTACTCAAGCGAGGGATTCCTGAAGAGAACGTCATCCTAGGGTTTATTCATCCTCAACATCAAAGAGGAACCACAGAGGAGTCCGCTGCTTAA
- a CDS encoding DUF29 family protein has translation MSEYELDFYQWTQRQSAMLRSRQVEHLDWDHLAEELESMGKRERRELSNRLGILLAHLLKWRYQPERRSASWQATIAVQRQDIEELLEDNPSLKSYLLEGFERGYRKGRLLAIAETHLPPSTFPSEPPFTLQEALDTEFNL, from the coding sequence ATGAGTGAGTACGAGTTAGACTTTTACCAATGGACTCAACGCCAAAGTGCGATGCTGCGATCGCGCCAGGTGGAACATCTCGACTGGGATCACCTGGCCGAAGAACTCGAAAGCATGGGGAAACGGGAACGACGGGAACTTAGCAACCGTTTAGGGATTTTGTTGGCCCATCTGCTGAAATGGAGGTATCAACCGGAACGACGCAGTGCATCTTGGCAAGCCACCATCGCGGTTCAGCGACAGGATATTGAGGAGTTACTGGAGGATAATCCCAGTTTAAAGTCTTATTTGCTGGAGGGATTTGAACGGGGATATCGTAAAGGTCGGTTGTTGGCGATCGCGGAAACTCATTTACCACCCTCCACCTTTCCCAGTGAACCTCCTTTCACTCTCCAAGAGGCGTTGGACACAGAATTTAATCTATAG